CAATTTGTATTAAATTGTAAATATGTTTTGTTTGAGTATCGATGCCTAAAAGGATGTACTTTATTTCAGATTTTGAATCAATGGGGGTAAGTTTTACTAATTGTATTTTTCTACCATTCATATTTTGCTCAATATCCATTGCGTAAACATAGCCATCTTCGTAAAATGATAGCATTTTACTAGGTGTTATAGCTCCTTCTTCACTATTTGTTTCAGAAGAAATTGTTACTTCTTCATCCTCAGTACTAATACTGTAAAGCTTTTTTCCATCGAAAAGACGTGTTACTCCAAGAATATTTAGTTTATACTTTTCACCTTGCATAATAACATCACCTTTGGTTTCTTGTTTTATTTTTTCGGTGGTATTTTCTAGAACGTACTTGAATTCTATAGAAATATTATTATAGCTTTTTACTTTTTGAGATACTTGATTTAAAAGTGTTTTAGCTTTATTTTGAGCAAAACCATTAAACGATACTGCTACTATTAATGCTAAAATGATATTCTTAATTTTCATAATTTTTTTATTATAAAGTTTCATTTTCTAAATGTTTATCTAAAGCAACAAGGTCGGTTATTAATACCATTCTCGCTTTGCTACCTTCAAATGGACCTACGATACCAGAGGCTTCTAATTGGTCTATTAATCGCCCTGCGCGATTATAGCCTAATTTTAATTTACGCTGTAATAAAGAAGCAGAACCTTGTTGTGCTGTAACAATAACTTCGGCAGCTTCTCTAAATAGTTTATCTCGATCTGAGATATCTATATCAAGACTTGTGCCACTTTCCTCTCCAACATACTCGGGAAGTAAGTATGCATCTGGGTATGCTTTTTGCGAACCAATATAATCGGTTATTTTTTCAACTTCAGGCGTATCTACAAATGCGCATTGTACGCGGATTAAATCGTTGCCTTGGGTGTACAGCATGTCTCCTCGACCAATAAGTTGGTCGGCACCCGAGCCATCTAAAATGGTTCTAGAATCTATTTTAGATGTTACTCTAAAAGCAATACGCGCGGGAAAATTGGCTTTAATAATACCTGTAATAACGTTTACAGAGGGTCGTTGCGTAGCAATAATTAAATGAATACCAATAGCACGTGCTAATTGTGCTAAACGTGCAATAGGTGTTTCAACTTCTTTGCCGGCAGTCATAATTAAATCGGCAAACTCATCAACCACTAAAACTATATATGGTAAGAATTGGTGGCCATCATTTGGGTTTAATTTACGTGCTTTAAATTTCACGTTATATTCGGCAATATTTCTACATAAGGCATTTTTTAATAACTCGTAGCGGTTATCCATTTCAATACAAAGTGAATTTAAGGTGTTTATAACCTTTGTATTGTCGGTAATTATAGCATCTTCACTATCAGGTAATTTTGCTAAATAATGACGTTCAATTTTATTAAAAAGGGTTAATTCCACTTTTTTAGGATCGACCAAGACAAATTTTACTTCGGCAGGATGCTTTTTATAAAGTAATGATGTTAGTACTGCATTTAAACCAACCGATTTTCCTTGCCCTGTTGCACCAGCCATAAGCAAGTGGGGCATTTTTGCTAAATCAACAACAAACGTTTCGTTGCTAATGGTTTTTCCTAAAGCAATTGGTAATTGCATATCGGAGGTTTGAAACCTTTTTGAAGCAATTACTGAGCGCATAGATACAATGGTAGCATTTTTATTAGGAACCTCAATACCAATAGTTCCTTTTCCCGGAATTGGTGCAATAATACGAATACCTAATGCAGAAAGTGATAAAGCAATATCATCTTCTAAATTTTTGATTTTTGAAATTCGAATTCCAGCATCTGGTACAATTTCATAAAGAGTTACGGTAGGACCAATAGTGGCTTTAATACTTGCAATCCCAATATTGTAGTTCTTTAAAGTTTCTACAATTTTATTTTTATTTTCTTCTAATTCTGTTTGGTTGATGGTGATGCCTTCAGAATCATATTTTTTAAGAAGGTCTAACGGAGGAAATTGATATTTTGATAATTCAAGAGTGGGGTCGAATTGTCCAAAATCTTCCACTAATTTATTAGATAAGTTGTTGTCTTCCGAAAGTTCTTCTGCTACTTTTTCAACCTCTATTTCAATTCCTAAATCGTCATCTTCAACCTCTTCTTTAATAGGGGGTTTAACAACTAAAGTAGCTGTGTCAATAACAGGCTTTGGATCTTTATTTGTAATAGCTTCGTTATTTTTTAAAGGAATATCAAAAGCCGATTTAATAGCAGCAGCTTCTTCCGAAAGGTTATTGTCTAAAGCAATTATCGGCTCATCATCATTAGATAAATCGTTTTTAATCTTGTTTTTAGCCGATTTGAAAATAGTCGTAAAACTTTCAAAAGTAACTTTAAAGCGAATCGCTAAATAAGTAATTAATCCAAATAAGAGTAGGAGTGAAGTGCCTATTTTTCCAATATAATCTTGGAGATACATATTCACTTCAAAACCAATGGTGCCACCAAGTATATCATTTGTGTTTCCAAAAAAACCTAATAATATGGATAACCAAATTACAATAAGTATTCCCCAAAACCAGTGCGTTCTTAGTTTAGCCTTACTTAGATTCATTAAAACATAAATGCCCGATAAAAATATAAGCCCTGAAATAATGAATGATGCTACACCAAACCCGCGCTGAATAAAAAAGTCGCTTAGCCATGCACCAGATTTACTTACCCAATTTTCTGTTTTTACATTACGTGATGCAAAATCAGATAAACTACTTTGGTCTGCTTCGCCAGTAAAAAGAAACGAAAAAAATGCCATGAAAAGTATAAAGCCAAATATGACTAAAAAACTGCCATATACAAGTTTTTGCTGACTTGATAACTTAAAGCTTGGCTTTCTGATTTTTTTTCTAGGTTGTTTGTTTGTGTCGTTTTTTTTCTTCGCCATTAATGCGCTGTTAATTTTAACAAAAATACAAATTACTAACGTTTAACCTATAGGTTATAGTATTTTAAAAAATCTTTGGTAAATAAATGATGAGTCCGATAATAATAGCGAAAATAGAAGAAAAAAATACCGCACCTGCAGCAATATCTTTTATTAAGCCAATTTTTTGGTGATGCTCTGGGTGAATAAAATTTGCCATTTCTTCAATAGCCGTATTAATACCTTCCATACTCATTACCAAACCTATTGCCAAAAGTTGTGTAATCCATTCGGTTGAAGAAATATGAAAAAAGAATCCTGCGACTGTAACAAATAAAGCTATAGTAAGCTGGACTTTTACGCTAGCTTCATTTTTTAAAAGTAGTATAGCTCCTTTAAAAGCGTAACCAATACTTTTTATGCGGTTGGCAACGAAGGATTCTTTTTTAATCATTTAATTTTATTGCTAATTAAGCATATAAAGCTTCTAATGCCGCTTTATAATTAGGCTCGTTTACTGTTTCTGCAACTTGTTCGGTGTATAAAACAGTACCATTTTCATCTAAAACAACAACACTACGAGAATGTAATGCTTCTAATGGGCCTGTAATAAAGTTTACACCATAACTTTTTCCAAAGGTGCCCTCCTTATAATCTGATAAGCTTATAACATTATTTAAGCCTTCAGCACCACAAAATCGGTTTAAAGCAAAAGGTAAATCGTGTGATATACATAGCACTTTCGTGTTTTTTAGTTCGCTAGCTTCTTGATTAAATTGTCTAACAGATTGAGCACAAGTTCCCGTATCAACACTAGGGAAAATATTTAAAACTAATTTATTTCCAGCAAAATCACTTAAACTTTTTGAAGATAAATCGGTTGCTGTTAGAGTGAAATCAGGTGCTTTTGTTCCAACTTTAGGTAGTTCACCCGAGGTTTCTATTGGAGTTCCTTTTAATGTTACTGTAGCCATTATTTTTTTTTAAAATTAAGGTATAAAAATAGTAATTATTAGAGACCTTAAGTTGAGATTGGGCACATAATTTTTTAATCGATTTGTTAATATTTTGTTAAAGGAATGGTTTCTGAAAACCGCTATTTATTTAACGTTTCCGTTTTTGTAATCATACTTTTGGTAGGTCAAGGATTAAATGCCCAAAACAATATGATGAAAGAAGAGACAAAAATGGTTACTATTGCAGATGTAAACGAACCTAATGGTGTGATACATTGTATTATTACCTAAGTTTGAAAAGATTGATATTTGGACTAATAGGGTTAATTAAGAAAAGCCGTTTCAATGTAGATGAAGCGGCTTTTCTTTTGTTAAAAATGGCTTGTTTTATTATGCTTTTGAAGTTATCAACTTCGTTAACATTTTAGCAGCAAGTTCAGGTGTAATATCGCGTTGTGGTGACCCAAACATTTCATAGCCAACCATGAATTTTTTAACAGTTGCACTACGTAATAAAGGAGGGTAAAAACTCATGTGCCAATGCCAATGATTGTTGTCTTTCCCGTTAGTTGGTGCTTGATGAATACCGCTTGAATAAGGAAACGACGTGTTGAATAATTTATCATAAGCTTTTGTTATTACAGAAATAGCTTCAGCAAAAAGGAATGACTCCTTGTCCTTTAAATCTAAGATGCTATGTTGTTGTTCTTTAGGAACTATCATGGTTTCGAAAGGCCAAATAGCCCAGAATGGTATGATAACAACAAAAGCATCATTCTCAAAAAGAATACGTTCTTTTTTTGCTAGTTCTTGCTTGATATAGTCACCTAATAAGCTCGATTTATTTTTATTGAAATAATCCAACTGTTGTTGGTCTTTTTTGTCAACTTCGTTGGGTAAGGTTGTTTGACTCCAAATTTGTCCATGTGGGTGTGGATTGCTACACCCCATTACAGCGCCTTTGTTTTCGAATATTTGAACGTAGTTAATAAGCTTATTATCTCCAAGTTCTTTATATTCTTTTTGCCATGCAAATACTACTTTTTCAATATCTTTGGCAGTCATGTCTGCCAAACTTTTAGAGTGGTCGGGACTAAAACAAATAACTTTACAAATGCCTTGTTCGCTTTGTGCGATTAATAAACCATCATCAACAGTAAAGCTTTTTGAGCCCGTTTGCAGGGCTGCAAAATCGTTAGTGAAAACAAAAACATCTTTGTATTTAGGATTTATTTCACCATTAATTCTTGTATTTCTAGCACATAAGTAACAACTAGGGTCGTAAGTTGGTCTCACTTCATTTGAAACAGCTTCATTTTGCCCTTGCCATGGGCGTTTAGCACGGTGTGGTGAAACTAAAACCCACTCGCCCGTTAATATATTATAACGTTTATGAGAATAATCTTGTAAATCGGTATGCATTTTTTTTAATTTTATTTAATTAGATGTGTTCCGTTAGAAAGTTTAACAGAATATATTGAACAGTCTGTGCCAAATTTATTTTTATAGGCTTCAGAAATAAAAATTTTGAATGATGCTGTTTCTGTTTTCTCTATCAAATTGATAGTACAGCCACCAAAACCACCACCCATCATTCTAGCTCCTAAAATCTGCTTATTTAACTTAGCTTGTTGTACAAGAAAATCCAATTCATCACAACTCACTTTATATTGTTTGGATAAGCCTTCGTGTGAATCATAAATTAAAGCTCCTAAAATTTCTAGATCGTCATCTAATATAGCTTGTGAGGCTTGTATAGCTCTATTGTTTTCTTGAATAACATATAATGCTTTTTGATAGTTTTCAGGAGTTACTTGAGCTTTAATTTTAAGTAAATCGGCTTCCGAAGCATCCCTTAATGCTTTAATACCTAATAATGAAGCAATATTTTCACAAGCAGAACGTCTATCGTTATAGGCACTATCAGACAAACTGTGCTTTACGTTGGTATTAATAAGTATTAATTCATGTTCATTAAAGTTAATTTTAAAAGGTTTGGCTTCTACCGTTCTGCAATCTAATAATAATGCATTGTTTTCAATGCCAAACATACTAGCATATTGATCCATAATGCCACAGTTAACACCCACATAATTATGTTCGGCTTTTTGTGAGATGAGAATCATTTCAGTTTTAGACAATCCTAAATTAAAAAGTTCATTCAAACCAAACACCACGCTGTTTTCCAATGCGGCAGAGGAAGACATTCCAGAACCTGCTGGAATATCACCACTAAAGGCAATATTAAAATTTTGAATAACTTTATTTCTATTTTGTATTTCGGCAACAACGCCCAACACGTAATTTTCCCAACTGCCTACAGAGGAAGGTTTAAGTTTGTCTAATTCAAACGTTATACTTTCGTTCATATCTATAGCATAAGCCGTAGATGTTTTTGCGTCATTTTTTTGAATGGCGGCTATAATACCTTTATCTACGGCTGCGGGAAACACAAAACCATCATTATAATCGGTATGTTCGCCAATAATGTTTATTCTTCCAGGAGAAAAAATCATTAACGGTTCTGATTGGAATTTATTAACGAAGCTTTTTTTTACTTTATCAATTAGTGCTGTATTCATTTTTAGTAGGTTATATTATTTATAATGAATTTCTTAGTATTAAATCATTTATATTTTCTATTTGTAATTGTTCTTTGTTAAGTATCATTTTTGCTAATCGTTCGCCCATTTTATTAAAATCTGTAGAAATTGTTGTAATCCCACCTTCAACTATTTCTTTTAATAAGGTGTCATTATATGAGATGATACCAATGTCTTTTGAAAGGATTAATTTTCCTTCTTTAATTTTTTTGATAATTCGTAACAAGTTCTTATCATCTGGTATCACATAAGCTTCTCCTTTAATATAGCTTCTGTTTTGTAAAGAGTTAATAACATCATGATTTATTTTATTGGTTTTGCAAAATTTTTTAAACCCCTTAAGTAGGCCTTTAGGTTGTCGATCTTCAGAAAAAAGGAAAATTAATTTAGTGTATTTTTTAATTAGTGCTAATGCTTTACTAAGGTTGTTATAAATGTCTTTTTCAAAATTTTGATAGATACCTGAATATTGTGATAATTCAGGGTGTGTTTGATCTAAAATATAAACCTTGTCTTTAGGTAATTTTTCAATAGCCAAGTTGGTGTTCTTTAAATTAGCGGGCATGATGATGTAATAATTGTAAGCTCCCATGTTCTCGTAAATTAGTTTACCAAACATTTCATCATTAAAATGATGGAAATAGGTATCTACGCGTATGCGGTCTCCAAGGTTATTAATAAAGGAACTATAAAGATCTTCTTTAAATGAATTGAGCTCGTCAAATAACAAGAATACTTTTTGCTCAACATCTATCGTGTCGTTTAAAACGTAATAACCTTTACCTACTATTGATTGAATGATGCCTCTTGTTTTTAGGTCGTTGAACGCTGTTAAAACAGTATCTCTTGAAAGTTTGTGAGAATCTCTAATGCTATTTATAGATGGTAGTTGGTCTCCTTTTTTTAGAGCGCCAGAAACTATGGCATTTTCAATAGATGCTATAATTTGTCTATATTTAGGAGTTCCTGTTTTTTTTCTTACGCTAATTAGACTCATGTTGTAAATATATATAAACTTTTAAAACAAACTAGTAGGTGCTAGTATGTTTTTTATAATATTTTACTTATTAAGTTCAGAATCTTTTAGTTAAAATATTTGTTTAATACTATAATTTGTTTATTTTTGGAAAACCAATCTGGTTTACCAATTTTTTTCACCGAAAAATTTTCTATATAAGAGGCTGTCTGAAAAGTGCCATTCTGGGTCATATTGAGCCTGTCGACATATTTAAACGTATTGATAATCCATATCAGTTTCGACAAGCTCAACCTGACAAAGTAAATAAAATACACTTTTCAGACAGCCTCTTTTAATTTAAAGAAATGAGATAACATTAAACTAGACTCTATGATAACGAGACGAGACTTTATATCAAAAACAGCTTGTGCAGCAGGTTTTCTACCTTTTTCTGTTTTGCCTTATCAGCAGTTTATGAGTGAGCAATCAGACAGCGGATTGGATATAAATATTTTCTCAAAGCATCTTCAATTTTTAGATTACCAAACTACAGGAGAAATGGCTGCAGAAATGGGTTTTTCAGGAGTAGATTTAACTGTACGGCCTAATGGGCATGTACTTCCAAAATTGGTAAAAACCGATCTCCCAAAAGCGGTTCATGCGATTAAAGCAAGTGGTGTTAACTGTAAAATGATTACTACTAGTATCGAAAGTGTTGAAAACCCCTTAGATATCGATATTTTGGAAACTGCAGCTTCAGAACATATTTCTTATTACAGAACGAATTGGTTTAAATATAAAGAAGAGGTATCCCTGCCGGATTCTTTATTATTCTATCAGAATGAAATAAAAAAGTTAGGTGATTTAAACAAAAAACTAGGATTGATAGGTTGTTATCAAAATCATGCAGGGGTTAGTGTAGGCGCATCATATTGGGAAATACGAAAAATTCTAGAAACTGTAAATTCTAAATATTTTGGAACACAATATGACATTCGTCATGCTATGGTAGAAGGAGGCTATTCTTGGGAAAACGGATTCCAGCTTTTACATCCAAATATAAAAGTTATTGTTTTAAAAGATTATAAATGGGGCAAAGTAAATGGGAAATGGGAAGCCATAAATGTGCCTATAGGAGAAGGTATGGTAGACTTTAATAAATATTTTAAATTACTTAAGAAACATAATTTAAAACCTCCTGTATCATTGCATTTGGAATACGATTTAGGAGGAGCTGAACAAGGAGATCGAGAAATATCTGTTGATAAAAAAGTAGTGTTCGATGCCATGAAATGCGACTTGAAAAAAGTAAAACAATTATGGGAAAATGCCTAGAATAATTAAAATTATAAAATATTAATTCAGAATTAAAAATACAAAAATGAAAAGATTTTTTTATACCTATAGCATGCTTATTTTTTTGGTGTCATGCCAATTAGTAGCTCAAACAAACAGTATAAAAGTTACTAACACAATTGAGCTAAACCGCGCTATTAAAAATAGCAAAGCTGGAGACCATATTGTGATGGCAAATGGTATCTGGAAGGACATTGAAATTAAGTTTTATGGGAATGGTACTAAAGAAAACCCTATTACGCTAACAGCAGAAGAAATTGGAAAAGTAACTATGGAAGGTATTTCTAATTTAAAACTAGGAGGCA
The genomic region above belongs to Mariniflexile litorale and contains:
- a CDS encoding outer membrane lipoprotein carrier protein LolA, with protein sequence MKIKNIILALIVAVSFNGFAQNKAKTLLNQVSQKVKSYNNISIEFKYVLENTTEKIKQETKGDVIMQGEKYKLNILGVTRLFDGKKLYSISTEDEEVTISSETNSEEGAITPSKMLSFYEDGYVYAMDIEQNMNGRKIQLVKLTPIDSKSEIKYILLGIDTQTKHIYNLIQIGKNGTKTTLTVNSFKTNEPLSKNLFTFDANKYKGYYINKL
- a CDS encoding DNA translocase FtsK translates to MAKKKNDTNKQPRKKIRKPSFKLSSQQKLVYGSFLVIFGFILFMAFFSFLFTGEADQSSLSDFASRNVKTENWVSKSGAWLSDFFIQRGFGVASFIISGLIFLSGIYVLMNLSKAKLRTHWFWGILIVIWLSILLGFFGNTNDILGGTIGFEVNMYLQDYIGKIGTSLLLLFGLITYLAIRFKVTFESFTTIFKSAKNKIKNDLSNDDEPIIALDNNLSEEAAAIKSAFDIPLKNNEAITNKDPKPVIDTATLVVKPPIKEEVEDDDLGIEIEVEKVAEELSEDNNLSNKLVEDFGQFDPTLELSKYQFPPLDLLKKYDSEGITINQTELEENKNKIVETLKNYNIGIASIKATIGPTVTLYEIVPDAGIRISKIKNLEDDIALSLSALGIRIIAPIPGKGTIGIEVPNKNATIVSMRSVIASKRFQTSDMQLPIALGKTISNETFVVDLAKMPHLLMAGATGQGKSVGLNAVLTSLLYKKHPAEVKFVLVDPKKVELTLFNKIERHYLAKLPDSEDAIITDNTKVINTLNSLCIEMDNRYELLKNALCRNIAEYNVKFKARKLNPNDGHQFLPYIVLVVDEFADLIMTAGKEVETPIARLAQLARAIGIHLIIATQRPSVNVITGIIKANFPARIAFRVTSKIDSRTILDGSGADQLIGRGDMLYTQGNDLIRVQCAFVDTPEVEKITDYIGSQKAYPDAYLLPEYVGEESGTSLDIDISDRDKLFREAAEVIVTAQQGSASLLQRKLKLGYNRAGRLIDQLEASGIVGPFEGSKARMVLITDLVALDKHLENETL
- a CDS encoding diacylglycerol kinase family protein, whose translation is MIKKESFVANRIKSIGYAFKGAILLLKNEASVKVQLTIALFVTVAGFFFHISSTEWITQLLAIGLVMSMEGINTAIEEMANFIHPEHHQKIGLIKDIAAGAVFFSSIFAIIIGLIIYLPKIF
- the tpx gene encoding thiol peroxidase, with product MATVTLKGTPIETSGELPKVGTKAPDFTLTATDLSSKSLSDFAGNKLVLNIFPSVDTGTCAQSVRQFNQEASELKNTKVLCISHDLPFALNRFCGAEGLNNVISLSDYKEGTFGKSYGVNFITGPLEALHSRSVVVLDENGTVLYTEQVAETVNEPNYKAALEALYA
- a CDS encoding UDP-glucose--hexose-1-phosphate uridylyltransferase, with the protein product MHTDLQDYSHKRYNILTGEWVLVSPHRAKRPWQGQNEAVSNEVRPTYDPSCYLCARNTRINGEINPKYKDVFVFTNDFAALQTGSKSFTVDDGLLIAQSEQGICKVICFSPDHSKSLADMTAKDIEKVVFAWQKEYKELGDNKLINYVQIFENKGAVMGCSNPHPHGQIWSQTTLPNEVDKKDQQQLDYFNKNKSSLLGDYIKQELAKKERILFENDAFVVIIPFWAIWPFETMIVPKEQQHSILDLKDKESFLFAEAISVITKAYDKLFNTSFPYSSGIHQAPTNGKDNNHWHWHMSFYPPLLRSATVKKFMVGYEMFGSPQRDITPELAAKMLTKLITSKA
- the galK gene encoding galactokinase, with protein sequence MNTALIDKVKKSFVNKFQSEPLMIFSPGRINIIGEHTDYNDGFVFPAAVDKGIIAAIQKNDAKTSTAYAIDMNESITFELDKLKPSSVGSWENYVLGVVAEIQNRNKVIQNFNIAFSGDIPAGSGMSSSAALENSVVFGLNELFNLGLSKTEMILISQKAEHNYVGVNCGIMDQYASMFGIENNALLLDCRTVEAKPFKINFNEHELILINTNVKHSLSDSAYNDRRSACENIASLLGIKALRDASEADLLKIKAQVTPENYQKALYVIQENNRAIQASQAILDDDLEILGALIYDSHEGLSKQYKVSCDELDFLVQQAKLNKQILGARMMGGGFGGCTINLIEKTETASFKIFISEAYKNKFGTDCSIYSVKLSNGTHLIK
- a CDS encoding GntR family transcriptional regulator; this encodes MSLISVRKKTGTPKYRQIIASIENAIVSGALKKGDQLPSINSIRDSHKLSRDTVLTAFNDLKTRGIIQSIVGKGYYVLNDTIDVEQKVFLLFDELNSFKEDLYSSFINNLGDRIRVDTYFHHFNDEMFGKLIYENMGAYNYYIIMPANLKNTNLAIEKLPKDKVYILDQTHPELSQYSGIYQNFEKDIYNNLSKALALIKKYTKLIFLFSEDRQPKGLLKGFKKFCKTNKINHDVINSLQNRSYIKGEAYVIPDDKNLLRIIKKIKEGKLILSKDIGIISYNDTLLKEIVEGGITTISTDFNKMGERLAKMILNKEQLQIENINDLILRNSL
- a CDS encoding TIM barrel protein, yielding MITRRDFISKTACAAGFLPFSVLPYQQFMSEQSDSGLDINIFSKHLQFLDYQTTGEMAAEMGFSGVDLTVRPNGHVLPKLVKTDLPKAVHAIKASGVNCKMITTSIESVENPLDIDILETAASEHISYYRTNWFKYKEEVSLPDSLLFYQNEIKKLGDLNKKLGLIGCYQNHAGVSVGASYWEIRKILETVNSKYFGTQYDIRHAMVEGGYSWENGFQLLHPNIKVIVLKDYKWGKVNGKWEAINVPIGEGMVDFNKYFKLLKKHNLKPPVSLHLEYDLGGAEQGDREISVDKKVVFDAMKCDLKKVKQLWENA